In Erigeron canadensis isolate Cc75 chromosome 1, C_canadensis_v1, whole genome shotgun sequence, a single window of DNA contains:
- the LOC122584948 gene encoding uncharacterized protein LOC122584948, giving the protein MDLLKAGEHRFLQLNELDELRLGAYDNSMLYKERTKVWHDKRLRRKEFKVDDKVLLFLSKFMIKQPKLTSRWIGPYIIKHVYPSGYVELFKKDRGSFIVNGHRLKLYHEEEAVEGVTFEELPMFDFEE; this is encoded by the coding sequence ATGGATTTGTTAAAAGCAGGTGAACATAGGTTTTTGCAATTGAATGAGCTTGATGAGCTTAGATTAGGTGCCTATGATAACTCCATGTTGTacaaagaaagaacaaaagtgTGGCATGATAAAAGACTTCGTAGGAAAGAATTTAAAGTTGATGATAAAGTCTTAttgtttttgtcaaagtttATGATTAAGCAACCTAAATTGACTTCCCGTTGGATAGGACCTTAtataattaagcatgtttaccCATCCGGATACGTTGAGTTGTTTAAAAAGGATAGAGGGTCGTTTATTGTTAAtggtcataggttgaagctttaTCATGAGGAAGAAGCCGTGGAGGGAGTTACTTTTGAGGAACTCCCAATGTTTGATTTCGAAGAGTAA